GATTAATGGTTCGAGAAATCTTTCAGAGACGAAGAGATTAATATGATGCAACAAGATGAAGCTGATAATGAAGGTTTATCACAAGAAAAGTTTCAACATCTTCATGCTATAGTTGCAGGGTATCATAGATTATTAAGGCAAGAGGAGGCATTGCGGTCTCAAAAATCTAAGGTGCAGTGGGTATGAAATGGTGATCAAATCAcagttttttcataaaataattgttGGCAGGCGAAGACATTATcggattaattgtattttaaatCATGCAGGAAGAATCAGAGGTAAATTCCGTAATTTTTCGTGTCTAGATGGACCCAAAATGTGATATGGGAGTCCCGATATTTACCTCCACCAATCAAGATGATCAGATTGAATTACACTCTATGGTCATTGAGATAGACCTTGTGGaagctttaagatcattgatTTCAAATAATGCTCCGAGACCTGATGGCTTTTGGGCAACTTTCTTTAATAACTATTGGACTATTATTAGTGCAAACATTGCTTGTGCTGTCAAGTATTTCTTTACATCGGGGCAGACACTGAATACCTGGAATGCAACATTCATGGCTTTGATTCCTAAGTGTAATAATCCTACTTTGCCATCCCATTACTGACCAATTAGTTTGTGCAACGCCTTGTACAAGCTAGTTGCCAACATTTGACTTTTTGAGACTTAAAATGGTGATGCATAAGTTGATCTTAGCTGAACAATCTACCTTTGTAGCCGGTCAGAGTATctcaaataatataattttgCCTCTCACAAGGCAATCCATTCTTTGAACCAAGCTTCTGCCAAGAATCCATTAATGGCCATAAAATTGGATATCAAGCAAGCACATGCTAGTGTCGGTTGGGGATATCTTGATGTGGTATTATGACATTATGTTTTTTCCTGAAGCACTGAATTAGATGGATAAATGGCTGTACTCATCATCCTTCTTTTTCAGTTCTTGTCAACAGATCACCTACAGATTCTTCGATCCTCGATGGCTCTATATGTCTTGGGAACCGGCTTTCGTGCTACCTGTTTATCATGAGTGCTGAAATGATGTCTGAGGTGACCAAAAGAGAGGTTGAAGCTGAAGTATTGACGGCCCGAAACCAAATATATAGAGCAAGTCCAGCATTTAGCCATTTTGTTTTTGCAAATGACTGCTTGATAAGTTTGCGTTACTTTTAGTCCCAAGGCACAAACATCCCTCATCCATGAGTTGACTGCTTGGTATCTTTGGAAAGTGCCTTTGAAGGGTCTCAGGCTGAACCTACATGACTTACCGAGGATCGTATCGACCAGAGACTTGATTCATGGAAATGGAGGTCCACAAGTTTTACAGGGTGACTGACTGAATCTATTATTTTCTAAACTCCTATTCCCATTCTTTCTAATATCTCTGTGCCGAAATTTCTTGAATTGGCTAAGCAGAATCATACTATGTTTCCTTGGGGCCATGAATCCAATTGTCGAAAGCTGCGCACTATTACTTGGTCAACTATTTGCAAACCTAAGTCTCTAGGAGGCTTTGGAATATCTATTGTGCAGACTTGGTGGTTTTCTTTGCTTAGCAAACTTGCAGGACTCATGGTTCTCTCTTGATTCTTTACTTCTCAGTGCATTATCAGCATAGTATTATTTCCAACGAGATTGGTGTAATTATCGTCCTCCCGCTATATGTTCAGGAATATGGGCAAGCATCTGGATGGTAACTACAGATGGTCAATAGGTTTAGGTGAAAGAATTTGTATTTACACCTAGCCATGGTTATCAAATGTTCCTCTTTCTAAGATGGCTGTTTTTTGCAATAAGGAACTATTGGCTAGTCATTCCATGGCCAATCATGTCATTCTTGACTATAGGAAATGGAATTAAATCTCTTAATTTAATGCTTCCTTGTGCCGATTGTGGATCAGATCCTTAATATTCCCATTGCAAAACATGGAGATGCAGATATTCTTTGCGGGGGAAGAAGGTCTCATATCTAAAATTAAAGTGCAAGAAGTATGTGAAAGTTTCTTACCTTATGACTCAAGAACTAATGTCTCCTTCAATTGGATTTGAAAAGCTCAAACACATACTAGAGCTTGCTGTTGTCCATGGAAACTGAATTGGGAGCATTTACCAACATCGGAGTTGCTTGCCACCTGTGGAACATCAGCCCCAATTTGTCATGGGTGCAATGAGGCTATTGAATCAATTGATCATCTTTTCTTTGCCTACGAGGTGATGAGTTTCAGGATAAATCGCTTCTTATCAGTGTGTCTTAATTTGCAAACTGGGACGGTGCTAGGAAGTACCTTTCAGTGAATCAATCAACCACTTAAACAGACACAGTCTGTCAAATTATTCCAGTAAGAGGATACCAGTACAATGCAGGCCGAGACATATATCTGCACTAGTACGAAAGAGTGATTTGATACATATAGAAGGAAAGAGATATAGAGGTAGACTGAAAATCATATGAGATATAGTAAGCAAAAACTTGATATCTCAACATCTCCCAAAAAATATCTCTGAGCAGAATGGAATGGAGGAAAAGAATTAATGTAGCCGACACCAACTAGTTTGAGATAAAGGTTGAGTTGTGTCGAGGTCCAGCAACAACTATCAATCATGCTATGGAGTATTTAGACTCTTTAACACATTTTGTGCATCCATGAGTTGGGGTCACTGGGATAGCACTCTCCACACCCAGACCATGGGTTCCTATACAACAAACTATGTTGCTTGGCAATCCTCACAACCGGATGTTCTTAGAATTAATTTTTATGGCTTGGTTAAAACTTCATCTTCTGTTATAGTTCGTGATCACCCTGCAGATCTTTGCTTGCAGGATCGACACCACAGCAGACCTCCCTTGTCACAAGCTCCAAACTATCTGAAGCTTGTCATGGAGTTCATGATATTATTGCCATTCTTGGAGCTAATCGTCTGGTTTTGGAAGGAATTCTAGCACCATTGTATCATGGATAACAGGGCCGAGCATTTCAAATCATCCATTCTTTTTTTCAAGTCATCCATTCATGAGGAACATCAAAACTACTGCAAAATCAGAGTCTATGCTTTCTTTCTCCTGCAAAACTGGCTGGTTCATCTTCAGCCTCAAGTTTAGACTCCTATTTGTCCATCTTCTTTATCTTCCATCCTTACAGCTGACGCTGCTGGTTTCCTttttgaaagattgtaattggGTTCACACCCCtactgtagcaaaaaaaaaaaaaatctactcaACGTATACCTAGTATGTTGCTTCTGTGGCACTACCATCATTTTATGAATAatgatgtatgtatgtatgaaaaGCAACTAATATCACCATGAAGGCATATACGGAGCATAGTTTTTCTCCTTTCCTCATCTTTAAATCTACATTTCTCCAACATTATTTCATCTTTAATCTCAAGAACACGTGCATGACCTGCTACATAGCATTCTGAACTTGTCTGGTGCTTTTATACAGCCATTTTTTTCATTACAAGTCAATCTAAGATAATTAAAACTTGTTATAAGTTGGTATGCTGTCTGCatcgggagaaaaagaaagaaagttggTGTGTGGTTATTCTTTGGAGGAAGGTTATCCATTGGAATAATGGTTAGTTGATCATTCTTGGTTCtcatctcttctttcttttctttgatgtATTTAAACTTAATTTCTAATTGCAATTGCATCTAAGTGAAATAATTCAACTATATATAGTTCAAGCTATCTATACTTCACAATTACTTGATCACATGTTTCTGGGTGCATTAGGTCATTATTATCTAAATCACCAAAGTAGTTACCATGGCCATATCTTTAAAGTGTGTAATGTGATTTGATGGTGCCCTAAGTATGTAAACTTTGCAAGATTTTTGTAGGACGAATGACATGACGATGTGATGATGAACTGTAAACTGGGTCAAATAACACCACTTTGCCCTGTACACCATCACCTCAACAACATGGTTGTCCACAAGTTTGCCAAGTGGGCGAAATCCatggttttcttttttggatATTTGTAGCAGTGCTTGCCGACTGCAATATGTGCAATCTAGGACAATCTTGGTTAAACATCCTataaatttaatcatgccaatCTTATCGTAAACAGTGAAGCGTAGAAAGTTTGATGGTGTTTATCACCAATatcagagaggaggagggctaaATAAGGTTTTATGGGACGAAATACATGGGGTTAGGTATTTTAAATATGCGATCGCCAATGAAATCGCCCTGCAAGTCGCTCCATTGATCTCCTACGTTCCCACGTATTCTGTACCCCTCTTCCACCAATTGCTTCCTCATCGACGATTTGAATCCAACAGCACTCTGCCCTCTGTATGCTGGACCTCTGCAAAAGTGTTGCTAAGTGATGGCATTAGAGAGAAGCAGGAAACTTCCTCAcaaacacacagagagagagagagaggcaggcAATATGGAAGAGAGTAGAGATGGTTAACCCTGTCGCCATTTTTTGCACTAAATATACAAATCATGAGGCATAGTGTGAGAAATAGTGTTAAAATCCATCAATTAATAGTCACACATTGCATCATCATCCCGAAAAATGAGAGTATTAAAGAATTGTTTACTGTGATAAAGAGCACTAAACCAACAATAAAATAGTACTCTTTGATAAACTAAACTATGaaattccttttttcttctcaaaaaatTAAAGGCAAGTTCTATATTGTTGCTCTTTCTATAAACcttctccccaaaaaaaaaatctttcaaaaaaaaaaaattcacacTCCATGGAAATTATTTTGAGCATGGATATTATTGTTCAGATTAACTTTTACTAATTTAGATGGTTACTTTGGGATGCCACTAGTACAAGTAATCATTATATAAATCTGCATGTGGTAAAACTTCCACCAAAACAGAGCAAACCATATCAATTGGTAACCAAGTGAGAGCAaacaagattaaaaaaaaaaaaaacaaatatttcaattttaagaTGTCAACTAATTTAGTTGGTAAAGTAATCACTGGATTCGAGTTCCATCTTTTACTCTTAACTTATAATCACATGAAGCAAGTCCAAGATTCGAAAATATCTCAGAATATTGatggatctctctctctctctctctctctctctctctctctctctctctctctctctctatctatctctctatctctctctctctctatttaagtATAAATAAGAGAAGAGGGGCTAATGAGAGACTAAATAGTATGTTGAATGGAATTGGACGAGTAGCCGACACAGCGCCTTGccgataaataaataaatcacgcGTTTAACATTACGCCATAAACTACTTTCAAGAGAAAACATTACCTCAGAATCAACCTCTCATATCCAACAAACCCCCAAGCATGCAAATTCTCAGCTGTAGAAACGCCCAAAGCCTCTTCATCCCTTCCAGTGAGAAGAAAAACCTTGAAACCACCTTGTACCAGCCTACTGTACAACCGGAGCACTGCAGGAATAGGCGGACAAAGCCCTCTCTGAGCCCAGCTCTTAAAGGCAGAAGGATCCCATGGATCTCCCCTAAAACCACAAAAGACTATATTATATCAAGTCCACAAGAAAAAAGACCACCAATTTTAGTCAGATCGACGAGAGCATTACCCAAAGCGTTTCCCTTGGTAGTACAAGAGATTTGAGAGGCAGGTGTCGTCGATATCTAAAACCCAAGCATCCTTACCATCACCGGCCGCTACTATTCCATTGAGGTATGTAGAGATCTGCTCGATAACCACATCGAGATCTTTGTTATATTGGCCTCCAAGCATGTAGTTTTCTACGTAGAGCACGCACTGGGCGGGTACCGTGCGCCAGGCTTGGGCATTGTTGGCCTCGACCGCGACCCTCCAGCTCAGGCAATAGCAGGTCTCGAACCCCATGCTCGATCTCGGGCCGACCGTCATGCAAGTGGCTCTGGAGAAGAAGTTGGCGAACATGAGAAGTAGGAGCTCCCATGGAGCCAATAAGATCATGGAGATGGAATCCTGCACATGGAACACATCAAAAGAAATTTCGTGGATGTACAGATGTTGCTATTCTGCGGATGGAACTCGAAAAGGTTTCTTTGCTATATAAGAGATAATTAATATTTCCTACTTAAAAGTTAAGCAGTGCCATATTGTGCCATTCATCCCTATCCAGTTTCTGAAAGGGTGCTTCACGTGAGATTTAGCCATTTTCGCAGTACCACATCAGAGCTTATTTGAAAGCAGGATATGGTGATTAGCTTCGATCTGTCCCAGAATCTAAATTTAGAATGACATGGTTTgagctttttgttttttgagagagagagagagagagagagagattaaaacATGGTTCTAGCATTTAGAGATAAAAAACTTATCTTGGAAAGAATATAATTAAGAACAGCATGATGCTGCAATCTGGTTATATAATAAGCATGGATTGTTACAATCTCCTGGATGCATGATATCTCTTGATGAAGTAGGTGAagcaatattttctttttctttttcttttcttttcttttggagaAGAAGACAGTCAGACACATACATCGTGTCTCAGATCAAACCAGTAACCATAAAATGAAAGGATCACCATGTCGCAACTTACTCCTTCCCTTGTCTCTAAGCTCTCTGGAATTGGATCGCCCACAGCTGCCttattttgagagagagagagagagagagagagagagagagagagagaggaggaggaggggaaggtACCTGAACCAAAAATAAGAGGGACTCAGAGGTGGTGGGCAGTTGTTCAACACTGCTTTTGAGGTGCTGGTGATAATGGAGGGCGCCATTTATAGGACGAGGAACGAAGCATACGTGAGAGCTATAGCTCTCCAATGGATGACATGAGGGGAAAGCTTTTGTCCATCATGAAACGCAAGGAACGGGAGGGGAGGCCAATGGGGTCGCTTTTCTCCTGCCTCGGGTCTCCCTAGTGATTCCATGGAATATAGTGCGACGTCATCTCTCCAAATGCTCGACACGTGGATCCACTAACCTCTAAACTCCGCGTGATAACAATCACCCAAATGAGTTGACTTGATATGAAAATTAAGATTatgtctcttcttctcctttcttttttcttttcgatTGGACGGGCCTTTGAAATTGAACGCAAAGTTGTGGCGAGGTCAAGCcgcctttttgtttttttaacttttttatttattttaatgaaaaggaagactaagaaaacacctaGAAATTGAACGCAGAGCCTCCCCCGAGCATTCATTGCACCAAAGGAAGTGCTGCTTTCGAGAGAAAACATGAACTGTCTCCATAATTTCATCTCATGATCATTTTATtatcttttaaaacaaaagtaGAGCGTTTCATATTCCAATCTAATTTATTGAaatcataaatttaaaaatagtatAAACGAGGCTCAAATCCAGATCATTGGTACCCACTTCATCAAACAAATAAGTTAGACACACATAATTTATGCAGGATCAAGAAATAGAGCCATGGATGAAACATCTCATGGATGGACCCAAGACATTTGGTCTAATTTCGTTCGATGCATAGCTGAAGCTTTGAATTATACATCCACATTCAACCCACTGTACTCCCCACAATGCTTTCTTCCAAATAGAAGAAgggtaaaaaaaaattagagaagaaaagaaaaagagagaaacttTCGGTGCTATTCTAGTTTAATTGTGTCGGCTGTGGCGTACACTACCCCACCAACTTGCACATTGTTGTATGCCGTCACGAAACCAAGTACTGTGGTGCCACTTTCTACTTTCACGTAGACTCCGGGACCAACAAAGCACGTCAGTATGAGAGCATATTAGGCCATAAGCATCATCCTAAAACTGGCGAGTGCTAAAGGCATAGAAGTCCAACAAGGATATAATCGTTTgtttgatttcttttctttttttcccctcttccgATTAAACTGTTtgattatatatggttaataaATTGTTTTCCCTTGGTAGTTGGGGCCAGATAATTGGTGGTGGTGAAGTCGCCACCCCACCAGATACCAGATCTTATTATTAGATATAACATTAATAAAACAATGGATGATTGTTCTGATCTAGTCCCCAGGGCTTGTTTTCCTCCACCAGTTGCACCCTTCTTCTCAGCGCTTGTGCTGGAGAAAGGTCTTTGCTCAAAGTAAGAGAGGATGGATCTCCCACAATGAGAACCTgtatgggcgtgtgtttagtcccacattaatTATTCGATGAGAATATCTTCtagctagtctttttggatgaggtcttgcATTGTGATACCtactattatttaattttttttaaaaaaaagttaaatgaTTCTTAATTTAGGATGAACTCATTCGCCAATAAAATTGATTGAATTAAGCATGCTGATATTGTCTAATAATGGCTGGTTCGGTTGCTAGAATTTAAGCATGTAATGCTGCAAAGAACTGAAATCGTAACAAGATTGGTTATTGTAGAAAGGTTGAAAGTTGTCTATTCCTCATACCACCATCTTATGTGTAAAATAGTAATAAGTAAAAAGAGTAACAGTCAGCATAAATTTATATGATGGAACTGATAAAGAATTCATGGATGCACCAACTTTGATCCACTAGCTGCTTAAACAACTCTGGTTGTAACCTTAAGCAGAATACTTCTATGAAAGTAGATGAGAATGTTGATAGATTAAGAAATTAAAATATTCAGGTGTATGGATCTTAGAATATGTATCATGAAGCCTGCCATGACTTATAAAGTGGCCAATCTTGTGCTTGCCCATATGAGCttcaatccaaaaaaaaaataaggtgcTCAATCATTTGTTAAGCATTACATATAATCTAATCGAAAAGCAGTAAAGCGTTAGAAAGAATCTTTAGAAACCACTTGGGCTACTGCTATATTTTGTTACAATCATTCCATCCATCAAGGAGGTTCCAATTGGAgcttattaaaaaatttcattCCTAATAGATATGTTAAATTGATTGGAAGAAACCAGTCAACAGTCCAAATTCTCTGACCAATGAACTGCCCAAATGTATCAAAAGGATGCATATTCTGTGAAAAATCAGAGGACATGGTTGCTGCTTTGATTCATGTTTCTTTGGAATAAAGTTGAAGAAATGCTTAAGTGATAATAGCACGGCCGCGAGCTTGACCCACTTCTAGGACAGAAAGATGGTGAGGGCAGGAATATAGAAAAGAATTCTCCTTGTTAGTGTTAAATTGACTGCTGGGATTTGAATGAGCTTTAAGCTCATAATATAGGAAAGGGAATGCAGATCATGGACTGGGTCTCAGCCAACCAAATCAACAATTTTCTACTAGAGCCAGCtgaaacccaaacccttttgTTAATATTTAGAATCAGGTCCATGGGCTGGCTGGTTTGAATCCTTAGGCTTGGATTTAAAATTGCTGATGGACTTTTATTTTGCTTAATAAACTAAACAGGTGATAGATGGATGATTCTAAAATTGTAAGCTGGAAGATTTTCTCCATGCTGAATCTCTTAACGACGTGATAACACCACCAAGAAGGATTTTTCTCATATCTGATGATGCTATTTTAGCTCTTGACACTCTTCTCCACCTCTTCAAAATAGAGTTGGATCTCTTGTAATTGAACATATCCAAGCAGAAATAAATGAAAACTAGACCTGTTCTTCTCATAATATATGCTACATAATTCAGAAATTTCTCCCGAA
The Phoenix dactylifera cultivar Barhee BC4 chromosome 3, palm_55x_up_171113_PBpolish2nd_filt_p, whole genome shotgun sequence DNA segment above includes these coding regions:
- the LOC103699978 gene encoding acid phosphatase 1, which codes for MILLAPWELLLLMFANFFSRATCMTVGPRSSMGFETCYCLSWRVAVEANNAQAWRTVPAQCVLYVENYMLGGQYNKDLDVVIEQISTYLNGIVAAGDGKDAWVLDIDDTCLSNLLYYQGKRFGGDPWDPSAFKSWAQRGLCPPIPAVLRLYSRLVQGGFKVFLLTGRDEEALGVSTAENLHAWGFVGYERLILRGPAYRGQSAVGFKSSMRKQLVEEGYRIRGNVGDQWSDLQGDFIGDRIFKIPNPMYFVP